The Candidatus Dojkabacteria bacterium genome contains a region encoding:
- a CDS encoding polysaccharide biosynthesis C-terminal domain-containing protein, translating to MARLKNFFNLLFSKQKTVSATVFVVTGILIVTKLLGFLKVRIIAHNFGTSVEYDTFLAANRIPDALFQSLVAGTLTSAMLPLLSKRKHKSDSRFFESLNGLLFLFSVLFGIVSLLTVILAPWIAQLYINATSVKEAYDLALLTNMIRYLSFIPLILSISNILTAALQVYDMFFISSLSLPIHTLALMFGAATLSKFFDPPIWGLVWGSLLGSVLHLLIQLPGIIKLGYKLRVNSKRLLDDIKYMFVQSLPRVMGLALENVVITHATALCLEISTGALSAYQYAFQLFLLPSTIIGHSLAQAMFQPFARLVHEKNFSELRTKFLMGLDAIFFTTIPIAVIIIILRVGIIRIFLSTGEFDWWSVIVTSWIFALLAIAIVFQSTLMLILRIFYALEDTFTPFLVTIGTTIINIVLNILFTNFFSHFYGWRSLWAIIDISSISGIFETLSNLWTWFFTRDIALSSLGGLGLALTVSLGFECSVLYFISKKRLKFTTGGILPGLTKKIVAAGFMAGAVFFILDYLQNRSGALEVTRTLDTIVIMAIAAVFGGFVYLVILWIENDIVLDKMMEKMNEYRKKFIKVFSFRE from the coding sequence ATGGCAAGACTTAAAAATTTTTTTAATCTTTTGTTTTCAAAGCAAAAGACGGTATCGGCAACAGTCTTTGTTGTAACCGGAATTCTTATTGTTACCAAGTTGCTTGGGTTTTTAAAGGTTCGTATTATTGCTCATAACTTTGGTACTTCGGTAGAGTATGACACTTTTTTAGCCGCAAACAGAATTCCTGACGCACTTTTTCAATCGCTTGTGGCTGGAACTTTAACTTCTGCAATGTTGCCACTCTTAAGCAAACGCAAGCACAAATCAGACTCCAGATTTTTTGAATCATTAAACGGATTACTGTTTCTATTTAGTGTCTTATTTGGGATTGTAAGTCTTTTAACGGTTATTCTTGCACCATGGATTGCCCAACTTTATATTAATGCAACAAGCGTAAAAGAAGCCTATGATCTTGCGCTTTTAACCAACATGATTCGTTACCTTTCATTCATTCCCTTAATACTTAGTATTAGCAATATTCTTACTGCAGCACTTCAAGTATATGATATGTTCTTTATTTCATCGTTATCTTTACCGATTCATACACTTGCCCTTATGTTTGGTGCGGCGACTTTGTCAAAGTTCTTCGATCCGCCAATTTGGGGGCTTGTTTGGGGAAGTTTGTTAGGAAGTGTATTGCATTTGCTAATCCAGCTTCCCGGGATTATAAAATTAGGTTACAAACTTCGGGTTAATTCTAAGCGCTTGCTTGATGACATAAAATATATGTTTGTACAGTCGTTGCCGCGTGTCATGGGGCTGGCCCTTGAAAATGTTGTAATCACTCACGCTACCGCACTCTGTCTGGAAATAAGTACCGGTGCATTAAGTGCATATCAATATGCGTTCCAACTTTTTCTTTTACCGTCGACAATTATAGGACATTCGCTCGCACAGGCGATGTTTCAGCCGTTTGCTCGACTTGTACACGAGAAGAATTTTAGCGAGCTTAGAACCAAATTTTTAATGGGACTTGATGCAATATTCTTTACGACAATTCCGATTGCAGTTATTATAATAATTCTTAGAGTTGGTATTATTCGTATATTTCTAAGTACAGGTGAATTTGACTGGTGGTCGGTCATTGTAACATCTTGGATATTTGCACTTTTGGCAATAGCAATTGTTTTTCAGTCGACATTAATGTTAATTTTAAGAATCTTTTATGCTTTAGAGGACACATTCACACCATTTCTTGTGACAATAGGAACCACAATTATTAACATTGTTTTAAATATTTTGTTTACAAACTTTTTTAGTCACTTTTACGGTTGGAGAAGTCTATGGGCAATTATTGATATAAGCAGTATTTCCGGGATCTTTGAAACGTTGAGTAATCTTTGGACCTGGTTTTTTACTCGAGACATTGCACTTTCATCTCTTGGTGGATTGGGTTTGGCGTTAACGGTTTCTCTTGGGTTTGAGTGTTCCGTACTTTACTTTATTTCGAAGAAGCGACTCAAATTTACCACCGGAGGAATTTTGCCCGGACTTACAAAGAAAATTGTTGCTGCCGGATTTATGGCGGGTGCAGTATTCTTTATTCTCGATTACCTACAAAATAGATCAGGTGCATTGGAAGTTACAAGAACGCTTGATACGATTGTAATCATGGCAATAGCCGCTGTATTTGGTGGATTTGTATATCTTGTTATACTTTGGATCGAGAATGACATTGTTCTCGACAAAATGATGGAAAAAATGAACGAGTACAGGAAAAAGTTTATAAAAGTTTTTTCTTTTAGGGAATGA
- a CDS encoding ATP-dependent DNA ligase, whose protein sequence is MRFSNISNYLQKIEVTASRLEMTSLITSLLSELEHNDIAIISYLLTGRIAPKFVTSEFEMSTKSVIKAIAKLYPQDNVNALYKKLGDVGNVIVEVDKGNTDTKIDIATVYNLLWEIVKTEGKGSVEVKQHLLIRLLERLDRLSKKFVARLVSGRLRLGCNDRTVLAALNGILGDDFSEDLDYSYGVCSDIGYVSAIALTKGIRGIRKIEVSPGTPIASQLVERAKTGKDIMDRYDKIILQPKYDGMRCQVHILDRNTKQLNGKGLKEEKFYRPWVNYINKRNFVGLFSEPAGNSNLIKFFSRRLDDITTLFPELVEEIQKFNFKSAVFDCEVIGVDKSGKFSSFQETVKRKRKYDIAKTKEQVPVNMYAFDVIFLNGKSLLKVGNYERLKLLDQILKDRNSKIITSPYSIVSSTKHLEKLFSQYISKGLEGVIAKNPESFYQPGLRNFEWIKLKKSTSKDFKDTLDVVVLGYYAGRGKRAKQGIGAILTGIYDSNTSRFLTIAKIGTGITDAELMKIKNQLDKIAIPVSLTTPNSTFDNRQLVIPKVLIPDVLVEPTIVCVVEADEISKSDVHSSGYSLRFPRLIEFNRLDKSPEQVTTLDEIKLGV, encoded by the coding sequence ATGAGATTTAGCAACATCTCAAATTATCTCCAAAAAATAGAAGTTACCGCTTCACGACTAGAAATGACTTCGTTAATTACCTCTCTTTTGAGTGAATTAGAGCATAATGATATTGCAATAATAAGTTATCTTTTAACAGGGCGTATTGCTCCGAAGTTTGTAACATCGGAGTTCGAAATGTCGACCAAGAGTGTAATAAAGGCAATAGCAAAGCTTTATCCGCAAGATAATGTGAATGCTTTGTACAAAAAACTTGGCGACGTTGGTAACGTTATTGTTGAAGTCGATAAAGGTAATACCGATACGAAAATCGATATAGCAACCGTTTACAACCTTCTTTGGGAGATTGTAAAGACGGAAGGAAAAGGGTCGGTAGAAGTAAAGCAACACCTTTTGATTCGGCTTTTAGAACGGCTCGACAGATTATCCAAAAAATTTGTTGCCAGACTTGTATCAGGTAGACTCAGGCTTGGATGTAATGACAGAACGGTGCTTGCCGCACTTAACGGTATTTTGGGAGATGACTTTTCGGAGGATTTAGATTATTCGTATGGTGTGTGTTCCGATATTGGTTATGTTTCTGCAATCGCATTGACCAAGGGAATTAGAGGGATTAGAAAAATAGAGGTTTCTCCGGGAACTCCAATAGCTTCACAGCTGGTTGAGCGTGCAAAAACAGGCAAAGACATAATGGATAGATATGATAAGATTATTCTACAGCCCAAATATGACGGAATGAGATGTCAGGTACATATACTGGATAGGAATACTAAACAATTGAACGGAAAGGGTCTTAAGGAGGAGAAATTTTATCGACCGTGGGTTAATTATATTAACAAGCGAAACTTTGTGGGCTTGTTTTCCGAACCGGCCGGAAATAGTAATCTAATAAAGTTTTTTTCACGCAGGCTTGATGATATTACAACGCTTTTCCCGGAATTGGTCGAGGAGATTCAAAAGTTTAATTTTAAAAGTGCAGTTTTTGATTGTGAAGTAATAGGTGTTGATAAATCGGGGAAATTCTCTAGCTTTCAGGAAACAGTAAAACGTAAGCGTAAATATGATATTGCAAAGACTAAAGAGCAGGTCCCGGTTAATATGTATGCTTTTGACGTTATTTTTCTTAACGGAAAGTCACTTTTGAAAGTTGGCAACTATGAGCGGCTAAAATTGCTAGACCAAATATTAAAAGACAGAAATTCTAAAATCATTACATCTCCATACAGTATTGTTTCTAGTACCAAGCATCTCGAGAAATTGTTTTCTCAATATATTTCTAAAGGTTTGGAGGGAGTTATTGCAAAAAATCCTGAAAGTTTTTATCAGCCTGGTCTGCGCAATTTTGAATGGATAAAGCTTAAAAAATCAACGAGCAAGGATTTTAAAGATACACTCGACGTGGTTGTGCTTGGGTATTATGCTGGTCGTGGGAAACGTGCTAAGCAGGGGATTGGGGCAATTCTTACAGGAATTTACGATTCCAACACGTCAAGATTTCTTACCATTGCAAAGATCGGTACGGGAATCACCGATGCAGAACTTATGAAAATAAAAAACCAGCTCGACAAGATTGCAATTCCCGTTAGCTTAACTACCCCAAACTCAACTTTTGATAATAGACAACTAGTTATCCCAAAGGTACTGATACCCGATGTTTTGGTTGAACCCACCATTGTATGTGTTGTTGAGGCTGATGAAATTTCCAAAAGTGATGTGCATAGTAGTGGATACAGCCTAAGATTCCCTAGACTTATTGAGTTTAACAGACTTGATAAAAGTCCAGAACAGGTAACGACTTTGGATGAGATAAAATTGGGGGTTTGA